The following is a genomic window from Bacteroidota bacterium.
TTGACGCCAATCTTGACGTCAACAAACATCGTCAGCTTGTGGACGGTGTCATCAAAGACATCAGGCCGAGTTAAACACCATGAAGAACACCCGTGTAGCGCGGCGATACGCCCAAGCGTTGATGATGACGGCAGACTCGCCAAAAGCGATTGATGGAATTGCGGCGGATCTTGAACGCGTCAAGGCTGCGTTCGATGGATCGCGTGAACTCCGCCTTTTCATAGATAGCCCCATCGTTTCGGCGGAAAAGAAGCTCGCCATTCTGCGCGAGCTTTTTTCCTCCCGCGTCGGCACTACGACGATGTCGTTCATGGATTTGCTGGTTGAGAAGCAGCGTGAAGGATCGTTGTTGGAGATCATCGAGCAATTCAATGTATTGCG
Proteins encoded in this region:
- a CDS encoding F0F1 ATP synthase subunit delta — translated: MKNTRVARRYAQALMMTADSPKAIDGIAADLERVKAAFDGSRELRLFIDSPIVSAEKKLAILRELFSSRVGTTTMSFMDLLVEKQREGSLLEIIEQFNVLRDAKYGIINVDVASAVGISPQQEKHLSEKLEQYTKKKVRVRFSLDKALRGGLVVKIGDTVLDSSIKRQLELMREQFIHGHSLN